Genomic window (Pectinophora gossypiella chromosome 5, ilPecGoss1.1, whole genome shotgun sequence):
ttttgtttatggtgtaaataaagataACTATCTGATTCTTGGAATAGGTAAGGTTAGGTATGGAAAGGCGGATTCACACCGGACTTTACTTTTTGTttgttgatatattttttttttaaacgtgacttattgtagatttaccgcagatggcataaactacttggccggagtgtTTGTTAATTAACTTAGGttggtacttacataaataacagTTACAGATTTTCTGTAAACTTAGCGAAATTCGTAATTTTTACAAACAATTACTTATATCTAACATGGAAACGTACAGCGTTGTTTAGAAAATGTCACACTCATGGAGTGACACCACCAACAACAGCAAACTATTACGTCCCTGTCTTTCCATAATACTATCTCATTTCGCATGAAAGAGAAAAAAAGGTTAATCATGTTGTTTAGTATTCATTCACGGGTATCCATACTAAATTCATTCTTTTCTTCACTCTCTCTCTGTTCGCCCAACCTccttccgcttagggacggtactgaaaagtatcggcgtccgaaggacgtaatatacgatcccgacgacccgattactctagccatagaggcagccaatcagctcgcgacaccaaacacttcaggtccccgataccgaccccgccggcgtggtcgacgatttcccttattcagcgcttatcgctatcgacccactagggtcgattaattcttttaaatatttttcctctcagacgacgccctgagccgaggttcgcgcccaactgggcaccctcaggcctgttgtcttaaactttgtaccgggtgggagccttcagcgctccccatttgtccggccaagtagtcaatgccatctgcggcaaatctacaataagtcacgtcaaaaaaaaaagcccaACCTCCGCAGCGTCAATACGTGTGATATGTTTTGTGACAATTTTCTAtcatcttaataaataataataaatgcttaTAAAAGTGGCTTTTTGTTTATAACGCCCCACTGCATTAgaacattctttaaaaaaccaaaatatatatagtttatatatttatgtatagtttatatatttatgtataatatatatatgtagttaaatgtacttattttatgtaggttgttcttttaattatttattttgttagaatgcactaacccgctattattatacttgtacaaaattttcctgtacccaaaggttgcctggaagaaattgctgcatgagcaataaggccgcctgttgtgcttttctgtatatgttgtccttatctctgtattttgtgtccattgtgctcaataaagtattttatctatcttatctatctaaTAGTGAACACATGTCTTTTATTTctctttaataatataataagtaaatgagccacgtcaggggcccttggcagCTCAGATATTAGGAAAATCATAATTTAACGTAAATATAAGGTATTGGCTTTGTACTACATAGaacgcaataaataattgagaattgaattggctgtattgaattagttttctcttcgcgggtagCAAgtccagacaggcagtcgcttctgttaaaaactggTCCTGACAAATTTTAAGGTTAGGTATTAAAGCGTCTCCACTCGAGTTTAGACACTATTTTCTCTGTCTGCGTAAATatcagtaagtatttaataccGTTATCAACGTAACTAACGTTAATAGATTTTACCAATACAGTTCCGGGGTCCGTAGCTGAAGGGCATGAACTGCGCGGGATGCGTGAGCGGCGTGAGGAACCTCTCCGGCcggaactgctccgcatcagcgCCCCAGTACGCAGGATTGCGGTGCAGCGCCCAGATGTGCACTATCACTGATGTGCCTCCGACTAGGTGGTAGCCTGATGCTGgaatagacatacatacataaactgtatacgtcccactgctgggtacaggcctcccctcaatcaaccggagggggtacggagcatactctcTGGAATAggcatttaataaaaaatcgtAATGAACAAAAACATCGTATCTGAAGTTTTAGCGAATCCGATTTGTACCTgctgttattgtcaataagacacaaattatttttgcaaaaaattgcagatacgccAGTTTGCAAATTCAGCCACGAAATGTGGCAGTCAGAAGTATATCCATCACCATATAAACTTAGTAACCACTCCCTACTACTAACTAActctccactcccacagacaaaccgaggaattggttttgtggggtttttattgtgccaatatttttggtattttttatgaaaaatacctaaacattttacttacttacttactcctCATTGTGAGCCATTTCACAGTCTATATTAggtataatggtcgaaccaactgtattagtgtAAACTGCTCTTAAAAGATGAATTCATAACTCAAAAAACCTACTTTACAAACTgcctaataaaaagtaagaaataatattttgttgaatacaatgCTAGAATTACAAACCCTGTAAAtgcaccacaccccggacacttcatacaaaacgcctcgttttacacagacctatatacattgacgttatcgtacacgcgtaactgtatgtgtgacgtctaacgcctttgaagactaaagtatgaccgagggggtgaggtaaacctagctcagccactggtggagagcggagagttgccgttctattaattatttattttattttcttagggGAACTTATAGCATTATTTACacaacgtagtattattccttattctatgaccgtgGTTATATTTCCAACCTCGTTTTCTGGCAGAATATAATGTTTGGATGAAGGGAAAAAAACCTGCCTTTGCTTGTTACTTACGAACTGTAATATCCTCTGTAATCTGCCTGGCAATGATTGGTGCTGGAGGATATAACCTCAAGGTTTCCTTGATCACGACTTCTAGGTATTTGAGATGGGGTAGATCTTCAGCTACTATGGGCTTTGttaaatcttttaatacttCCTTGAGTCTGAAATCATATACGACCACGATCACTTTAGAACCCGTAGCAAGCGCGCCGCCCTAAGGCTACCAACTGttatagatgtaaaacaaccgattttaaacgttttaaaccgttgaaaactcgcctacaacaataaaagaactgtgttttaaacttcattatGGGCAATTTAAGGTCACTTGACGTCATGTTTCGTATTTTTAGTTTATAGAATATCAATAAAAGTACCTACAGAATTAAACAcgctaagtatattattatcaataccAGTATACTTATTGCACATTCAAAAAATCTTTAATCAGTTTATAGGTACTCCGTTATATCCCTATCTGAAAgaacgaaagaaagaaagtatttattattagaggacgccacagtaacaatacaaacacagtagggggAAAAAAATgtacacaaaatcacaattattaacaaaaacgtaaaaaaacgaaaaaaaaaatcaagaaaatgtagttataattaagaaaaacatagtcGTCAACAGCAGCCTTTTTAAACCGAAATAAATGTTTGATCTCGATTTTAAACggttttttcgttttaaacggaTTGGTTTAGGTTTTAAACCGGCCTTACATCTATAGCCACTGTACAGCCCTTTCACACGGTAAATCACCATTTTTGCAGTATCCCGTTTAGTAAGCAGTGTGCGTATTCTACAATACGAATGCTAAGACAAGTATCATGATTACAGGCCCCGGCAATAAAGCGATACTTCCGCATTTTGTTATTCCGTTTTATCATGACATTGTCCAGTTTATGAATGTAAGGTCAATGATCGGTTGTCAGTGTCCAACGGCCCCAGTGGTACAGTTGTTAAGCGTTGTgttcgcgatccggaggtccctggtttGAATGTGAAAGGGTATGtgtgaggtttttttttttgacgtgacttattgtaggtttgccgcagatggcattaactacttggccggacaaatggggagcgctgaaggctctcacccggtacaacgtttaagacaacaggcctgagggtgcccagttaggcgcgaacctcggctcagggcgtcgtctgagaggaaaaatatttgaaagaattaatcgaccctagtgggtcgatagcgataagcgctgaatgagggaaatcgtcgaccacgccggcggggtcggtatcggggtatgTGTGAGGGTGAGAGGGTGTATGTAAGGGTAAAGTGAGATACTTCGCTTACTCCTCATAAACTTTATCTTGCACCTCAGGATATCTCGCCAGCATATGAAGAACGAATCCAATGGTGGTAGCAGACGTGTCTATGCCAGCAATGTACAGTCCCACTACTTCCCCCTGGATTTCTTCATCAGACAATCCCGATCCATCTTCAGAAACCTGCAGCAATGTGTCCAGTAGAGTTCGAAATGAACCCGCCTTTGGTTTCGATTTTAAGTCTTGTCGTTTTGATTTTAcgtactgaaaataatttaaaaaaaaaaacaagttttgtgttaattaatttttacaTGTTCATATATTGAATTGAATTCCTAGCCATCCCGATTATGGGCACAAGTTTTGTTCTACCAGACTACTTTTCCTAAAGACCCGATCACGCTAGCGCCTTCAGGACGAGCGTACCAATATGATTTATAGCACTAGTGAGGCAACTTTCCGCGTGGTAgtaactcacgcgtatttcctaCTGGGGTAACCAGAGACaatttaattccatttgctgcgaTCTTAAcatacttatcttgcttcctctacattcatgaatcgtttcatacaagcacgccggtTCCGATTAGATCACACCATACCTTTTTTAATGACATCCccgatttggtcaatgtacgagTCTACTCTTATTGTGTCAATGGCAAACTAAACAGTATCGGTCTAAAACTTGGCAACAAATATGGCACTaactgcagcgctcatcagatcctccagCGTGCAAGTGTtccaggacacgatgtaagatgttccaccttttggggaacagtgccgcacttgaaCCTTAAGTTTGGGCcgtccgagaaaccccacctgaactagttgtccttacttcggcccacctgagtccgaagtctatttagagacatccaggtaagccaaggcaaatcaagaccggGTCTACTACCTCTATAATCTTAAATAAGTATGTGAATAATCAACTGAATACTTTATTACCTGTTCAACAACAGAATACACCGCACTCTTAGCTTTCAAGAACTTGGAATATGCTGGCAACATTTTGTATACCACCTCACTGTGTAGCCAGGGTTGTGACATCCGAGACGAGAACAACGGTCCCACTGGCTTGAAAGCCTTTAGTAGAGGCTGATTAGGATCCGTCTGCGCGTGAGCTTGAATGCCAAGAGTTGATTctaaaatagaataataaattgatttacATAGCTCATAAAGCAATGATGTTGATGCACCGCATTACGCCGCCGCTCTTTTTGGCGGTGTCTCCATAAACCATTAATTTCACTCACCAAATAAAGAGTCCATGGTAAACCGTATGATGTAACTCCATAACTGGAAGGGTCCTGTGTTGGCGACGTTCTTAAGTCTATCAGCCAAGACACTACTCTGGCGATAGAATACCTCCACGAACTGGTTCAGCATCCTAGGGCTGAAGTTCGGAGTGAATATCTTCCGACGTTGACGCCATATCGGCActggaaaaataattgttaagtaCATCAATTATAGGcctgtttccaactagtcaaatcagtaactttttactaaacgtcaaaacacgaaattactatggaatttgtataaaaagcacactgtgacgttatagaaaaacgtgataaaatttcggactttatattacgtttttcttgattaaaattaatgaaaataagttaaatagaaaaggaaaatgtttttcgtttgttttagatctatctttattcagCAATCAGAATTTGATATAGAAAGTCTGTGGTTTGCGGGGGCTCTTAGAGCATAGTTGCAAAGCGCGCGACAGCTGCTAGTGTTAGGAAGCCAGTTCTTTATAACCCGTTCTCTGCTGTGGGATCTTACGATAAGTACATTATGCAAGGAGATactaataagtaaaaataaaagtaagaaacTGTAATAGTAGCGTGCAGCAGCGTGACAATTGGCGAGGATACTGCTGCTACCAGCCACAAGTGTGcagggggtttaaaaaaatgtatggaaaaaattaaaaatattctcgCTATTTAATTAGAAAGTAGTCGCGGTTTAAGGTCAGTAAGCATTTTTTATAATCTCCGTCTAGATTTTTTTCAACTGGTATTTCCAGAAAACAAAGAAGTATGGAATGTGCttcataaaaatatcaaattaaaaaaacaactacaataaaaatcttatgGTCTATGTGGTAAACTATTCAAAAAttaagatacataaactcacgcctatttcccaccggggtaagcagatactatagaattccatttgcttcgatcctgacacacttatcttgctttctccacattcatcaatcgcttcatacacgcacgccggttcagagtagatcgtactaaactttttctaaggacatctccaatttggtcaatgtaagtccttttaGGTCTACGCTAGCCCTactatcaactttcgctttcgcttttgcaattctattatccttcatccttcaaaaatttaatttagaaaaaggT
Coding sequences:
- the LOC126366918 gene encoding cytochrome P450 4d2-like; this translates as MLPLVGHGYQFMGTDQARMAAIQEHGRQALKHGGTTVTWLGYSMFVSIADPVQAEWILRTCLEKDDAFKLGRCFTGDVLAIAPVPIWRQRRKIFTPNFSPRMLNQFVEVFYRQSSVLADRLKNVANTGPFQLWSYIIRFTMDSLFESTLGIQAHAQTDPNQPLLKAFKPVGPLFSSRMSQPWLHSEVVYKMLPAYSKFLKAKSAVYSVVEQYVKSKRQDLKSKPKAGSFRTLLDTLLQVSEDGSGLSDEEIQGEVVGLYIAGIDTSATTIGFVLHMLARYPEVQDKVYEELKEVLKDLTKPIVAEDLPHLKYLEVVIKETLRLYPPAPIIARQITEDITVPSGYHLVGGTSVIVHIWALHRNPAYWGADAEQFRPERFLTPLTHPAQFMPFSYGPRNCIGSQYAMMSIKTALATVLRRYRVLHARGQSGDAGTVAPLRVRFDVVIKDMDRFTLQLDSRK